Part of the Oceanispirochaeta sp. genome is shown below.
GTCCTGAACGGGTATTTTGTTTTTATAGATTAAAATCATGGCAACACCCACAGAGATAACCATAAAAAAAGTGGTGAGTCCTCCTGTTGATATTTCAGAGCGTCTGGACATGACCGCCACCAATAGAACCAGGAAAAGATTAATCCCGACGGCACAGAACAGAGGATCTAGAGAGGCCGAGAGGGCAACAGCACCTGCCAGCATGACACCATGCATCAGCATGAAACGTAGATTCAAAAGGTTCAGTCTAAGAATAAAAACACCTGTTAATGGAAAGCAGAGTCCCGCTACCAGGAGGGAAATAAAGCCCCTCAATACAGGAGGAAATAAGAGGAGTTCCATCATTTCTGAAGCTCCAGTAATCCGTCTTTAAGGATGATTCTCTGCCAATCCCTGGAAGAAAAATCATCTTCTGTGTGAGTCACCAGAAGGATGGTTATTCCATAAGAGACTCTTATATCATTGAGTAGGGTGCTGAACTGCTGCCTTCCCTCTTTATCCAGGTAGGTCAGAGGTTCATCCAGAAGCATGATTTTTGCTCCCTGAGCCAGACAGCGGGCCAAAGCCACACGTTGCCGTTCTCCACCGGAGAGTGAAAAAAAAGAGCGCCCTCTTAAACCAAGGCATCCGCTGGCCTCCAGCGACTGCAGGATGATCTCTTTTCTTTTTGCTCGGGTCAATTTTATTCCGGCCATTCCTGTGGCAGTCATTTCTTCTACAGTGACCGGGAATGATCTGTTGGGCTGTTCCTGAGAAACAAAGGCCAGATTATGACGTATTTTTTGCCAGGAGGGGCTGTTATTCTCCAGCCCCGTGATCCTGATGCTTCCCTTGTCATAGGGTAGAAGGCCGGCTACGCAGCGCAACAATGTTGTTTTACCGCAGCCATTAGAGCCGCTGAGTACAGCGGCTGAACCATTTTCCAGAGAGAAACTGATTCCATTCAAGATCTTACGGCCCTGACGGGAGACAACAAGGTCACTCAGTTCTAAAGCCGGAATACCCATATTACTGAGCTCTTCCTGCCCTTCTGCATAATTCCAGATAGGCATCGTCGAGAGAAAGATCATCTGTCAGAACAAGTTCGGTCTGACAGTCCAGTCTATCGACCAAAAGATCATAGCTGCATTGGATTCCCAATTCTTTTAAAAGAGTAAGACCTCTGATGCTGAGAGTTTGTCCATGACAGCGCCTGAATCCCATACGGTGGATCAGTACGGCTGCGCCGCGGCCTATTAATTTATCATTCAAGTAAAGTTGTGAAGCATCTAAATCAGATCCTGTAAGAAAATCTTCGAGGGCAAACAAAGGATGCAGCCAGTGACCATTATGTGTAAAGACAACACTGCTGTTTTGAGTAACTGTAAGATTCAAAAGTGCCTCCATTAGGATAAGGGGCCTTCATAATATCCTGATCAAATGAAAAATGAAACCGCCCCGACAAAAGTTGAGAACCCAAAAAAACCCGGTATACACCGGGTTTTTAAATAAAATGGTCCAGAATTATCTAGAGTAGAATTCAACAACCATCTGTTCATTAGCAACAGATACGATATCAGTTCTGTATGGGGTTCTTTCGACCCTGCCGTTGAGGCTATCTTCAGAAAAGGTCAGCCAGATAGGAACGGACTGGTTATTTCTAGCCAGACTTTCCCGAACAAGCTTTTTACTCTTC
Proteins encoded:
- a CDS encoding metal ABC transporter ATP-binding protein is translated as MPIWNYAEGQEELSNMGIPALELSDLVVSRQGRKILNGISFSLENGSAAVLSGSNGCGKTTLLRCVAGLLPYDKGSIRITGLENNSPSWQKIRHNLAFVSQEQPNRSFPVTVEEMTATGMAGIKLTRAKRKEIILQSLEASGCLGLRGRSFFSLSGGERQRVALARCLAQGAKIMLLDEPLTYLDKEGRQQFSTLLNDIRVSYGITILLVTHTEDDFSSRDWQRIILKDGLLELQK
- a CDS encoding DUF1893 domain-containing protein; translated protein: MNLTVTQNSSVVFTHNGHWLHPLFALEDFLTGSDLDASQLYLNDKLIGRGAAVLIHRMGFRRCHGQTLSIRGLTLLKELGIQCSYDLLVDRLDCQTELVLTDDLSLDDAYLELCRRAGRAQ